The window CTGAAGTACTTGGGATGCGAGGGAAGGCTAGTAACAAGGAAGTGCGGCTGTCATGGGAAGGATTGCCCGTGGAGGAAGCTACTTGGGAAAATATGACCAGGTTATAGAGCAATTTCCAGCTTTCCACGTTGCGGACAAGGTAATTCTTCTTGGCGGGGTAATGATATGGATCATGCTACTGGTAGCCATTTGGGCCAGGTTTATAGtcggaagaagaagaaaaggccCATCCGGAACTATGAGGGTAAGTGTCGgtcttttaattttactttgttATTTTTAGCATTTATTGACAGCCAAGTTAGGGTGTGTTTATTAATACAGGCTTGCAGCCTACGTGCTTAGTCATTGGTATTGTAATTGAGTCGTGAACTCTATGGAGTCTCTGGAGCTCGAATTCCAGCACTCTTTAATCattcaatttcagttttgtGTCATTAAATTGTGTTCTTTTGCTCGTATTGTTCAAATCTGCTGATTATTCATAGCACGTTGAAGGAAACATAAGAGAGAATGAGAATATGGAAGGGCCCCCTATGTATGCGCTAATCGATTAAGTGCACTGTACAATTCCTAATTGAAAATATTATTAGAATACTTAAAGAAACATTAATGAAGCAGTTAAAGGCAAAACTGTCATTCAACTAAAAGGTAAGCTGTAATAATTGAACATTTTAAAATGTTCGTCAGCTATTTTTGGTTTTGTAGTTATTCGGTTTCAAAGTCGCGGTTACGCCCGTTTGCGCATTTTAATCGAGGCAATGTTATTCTCATTATCTCACTATTTAGAGTACATTAACCAGGAATGATCATATATACTTGTGAAGACTGAAGATTTTAGATAAGCAGTATGTGTCAGTATATCCTGCAAAACTCTTTGTTGTGGTTAACACTCTGATTCATATTACCTCTTATAGCATAAGCACTTTTTAAATGTTACATATCTACTTTTAGGTGAAAGCAGATGTAACTGAAGGTTTCGAGAAGTTGGCCGATGCCATTGGAGATGATTCAGTTGCTGTCATATGCGCTACCGGTTTTCAGTATTCACTGGACGTATTGGCTCCTTGGAAGGTAACTTTTTTTTCATGTGTTCATCTTTTCAGCATTGAATATGTCCCCATTGGAATATAAAGATGTCAATATATCAACTATTTTGTGTTTAAGGTTGATTATTATGGTACAATCAACCTAGTTGATGCATGTCGGAAGGTTGGTGTGAGTAGATTTATCTTCGTTAGTTCCATATTGGTTAACGGTGCTGCAATGGGCCAGTTGCTTAATCCAGCTTATATAGTTTTGAACGCTTTTGGACTAGTTTTGATGGCAAAACTTCAAGCCGAGCAATACATACGGAAATCTGGTATCAATTACACGATTGTGAGGCCCGGAGGGTTGAAAAATGACCCACCGAATGGGAGCATTGTCATGGAGTCAGAggtattaaatttatattcatTGGAACACTTTAACTTTTTGGTCAAGCCGATTTGTTTACATATTGGAAATGAGTCAATGACATGAAACTATAACTCAATTCAAATGGTACAATGTTACAtatcaagttatcaaccttGCATCCCAATTTTGATCCATTTGACCAAAAGGGTCAAACTTAAACAGAAGTACCTCATTGTTCGTGTCGTCTATAGGATACACTCTTCGAAGGGTCAATTTCAAGAGACCAGGTAGCAGAAGTGGCTGTTGAGGCACTGCTTCATCAGCAATCTTCTTACAAAGTTGTGGAAATAGTTGCACGAACAGATGCTCCTAAAAAGTCGTTTGAAGATTTGTTTAGTTCCATTCAAGAACGGTAACTCGTATTGCTTTAAACAAACTGTTCATTGTATTTTCTGTctttattttttggttattgTTGTATACCAATGATTCTGATCAGGTTAATAAAAACCTTGGTCAAGTATACAAGAATACATCTTCATTAGttcaaaccaaaaacaaaacattGGTTTCAACTGAACATTCAAACTTTGACAGATTCACATAGAGCATCCAATAGTTACATTTCAGCAAACACTTACTTCTATACATTACAATTTGCTCAAACTGGTACCTATTTCACACAAGACACTTCGTGTCTATTCATGTCTACTGGTCAGAAGACCTAACGGTATGGTATCAAATATTGACGAAAATATTACCGGTCAAGTTGCTTTCTCTAAAAGAACTTGTGTGAGTTGATGATTTGATTCCAGAGGTTCTTTTTTTGGTACATCTTCTACGCTTCAACATTATCTTAGCATGGCATAAAATTCTTGTCCATATTTTCTGCTTTATGTAAATAATAGATGTGTCTTAGATCATCCCCTAAATGCATACTTGATTCCCTATTCAGATTGGTAAGAAACTacttggaaaaagaaaaaatacataaaaaaaataaaaaaataaaaacaaaaacatttttaCTCAAAAGGGAACCTATTTAGGTTTTGTCAATTGTAATATACTAGAAATCATTCGGGTGCGAAAGTAAGGTGTATAACAATGgtgaatgtgtgtgtgttagtgtgtgtattgagagagaagatatgtgtgtgtggaaagcttggaaaaTGTTATTGGCAAAATGTGACAAcaggttacaaaaggttaagggggtatttatactctaagtaaaatacataagctccccctcaaccttatattaaacatacaaattaccaatgtaaagaaatacaactaagcactattttgaatttctaacattctcccccttagttcTTGGTTGTCTTTCATTGGTTCCTCTCGTTTctcctccttcttttctctgctcgtcttttcttgttctttcttttcttgtaatcttgagctgcttttgatgtTGATGGCTTATCATTCATAGAACTCCagaaagctcttttcttgtaactattccaagagtcattccaatacctcttaggaatgaaatgcagttagcaccttctggacgttcatcgggcaatctgatgttgtcttgaaagttaactggaggaatattatgaggacctcgttcatgacttggattccaaagaacccatgaacctgtctcagtatgaataattccttctcttggtctaatTGTTCTGGcagcaataagatctctaaccCTTTGACGCATATCAATGGTCTTTTGGATCCGTCTTATGTTTCTTTCTCTCTGAGtctggatgttttcattttcacaaggatcaggattatcatgtatggctctgaggaagaataaacaatatttcaaagtgccatctgaatacttgggaaaatcagatgcacggacaaagatttttcctctgaagctgttgatgaaaacaaatccatccaattcttctattggatctccaatctgataagaatTCAATTCATATCCTCCTGCTCTCTGATTTGGTCTCGTGAGattgattcttcttgttctcctttctagaccaatttggaaatcattaaactcataatatctgattaaagcctgaatgtgactcttcagagTTTCATAAGCAAtgagttgatctggagtctttgtaATCAGATGAGCATACTGattgtagagaaagaggatgtcagaAATTGgcaagtattggaaagattcttcttgaacaacataaatgtgaccatcagctcTGCGAACTCTAAATCAAACAAGTCTTTGGTTCTGGTACTTGATAGGAGCAAACAATGTTAACACACTTGTAATTGGACTCTGGAACTGATTGtaccactcttcacttcttactgaactttcagcattcatcatctctaagtatgcatccctttgattttgatgtctgaatagaaagaatgctctcaacctattcaaggtcatgttgagtctttcctcagatgagcaataaatcgggaaggctctttcttcaatgtatcttgcCCTGCATACTAACTCTTCAGGCCTGGTATTCAAATCTagcatttgtgcataattctcatAGAAATACCCTTCATTTATTTGCCAAATTCTATCTCGAGtaattcttggatgtctaactcccatgctaagctctcttggagtatcaagattatttgtatcttTCAGATCATAGataatctcttcaaagatatctttctcaaattgttcttgagacatagctggtcttggtggagcatcattagaatcatccgaatcagaatcACTATCATTATTAGTCCCATTCCCTGGTTGAAAcggatcaggatcacttgatTGATCAGAACTTGACGTTGTTGAGTAATGATGAGAGAGGTATTTAACAAGCGGAGGCaaatcatctgaatcagaattatgaacttgatgagcttgagatgatAAAGGAATATCTACATTTTGACTTTGATCATGcttttcaacttcttcttcaact is drawn from Erigeron canadensis isolate Cc75 chromosome 9, C_canadensis_v1, whole genome shotgun sequence and contains these coding sequences:
- the LOC122582935 gene encoding uncharacterized protein At2g34460, chloroplastic isoform X2, which translates into the protein MGRIARGGSYLGKYDQVIEQFPAFHVADKVILLGGVMIWIMLLVAIWARFIVGRRRKGPSGTMRVKADVTEGFEKLADAIGDDSVAVICATGFQYSLDVLAPWKVDYYGTINLVDACRKVGVSRFIFVSSILVNGAAMGQLLNPAYIVLNAFGLVLMAKLQAEQYIRKSGINYTIVRPGGLKNDPPNGSIVMESEDTLFEGSISRDQVAEVAVEALLHQQSSYKVVEIVARTDAPKKSFEDLFSSIQER
- the LOC122582935 gene encoding uncharacterized protein At2g34460, chloroplastic isoform X1 — encoded protein: MATLSPLTNSFFQTFTTTASKSFLQTIKSTTMEITAEKKKIFVAGATGKTGKRIVEQLLAKGFAVKAGMRDADKAKTIFANQTEDLQFVKADVTEGFEKLADAIGDDSVAVICATGFQYSLDVLAPWKVDYYGTINLVDACRKVGVSRFIFVSSILVNGAAMGQLLNPAYIVLNAFGLVLMAKLQAEQYIRKSGINYTIVRPGGLKNDPPNGSIVMESEDTLFEGSISRDQVAEVAVEALLHQQSSYKVVEIVARTDAPKKSFEDLFSSIQER